From a single Candidatus Dependentiae bacterium genomic region:
- a CDS encoding fructose-6-phosphate aldolase encodes MKLFLDTANKELIKQWIPTGVIDGVTTNPSLLALESGNIKSMLLDICNMVNGDVSIEVVEKTPERVYQQAKEISSLAKNVVVKIPFAQEYLPVISMLTKENIKINVTLIFSLTQALLVSKLGVKYISPFIGRWDDIDVNGMNLIEDLVIMKQNYGFKSEILAASIRNVIHLQDSILAGADVATIPPTLLDKVFKHPLTLQGIEKFDSDWKKLGKTKLFD; translated from the coding sequence ATGAAACTATTTTTAGACACGGCAAATAAAGAGTTAATAAAACAATGGATACCAACCGGCGTTATTGATGGAGTTACAACAAATCCATCTCTTTTAGCTCTTGAAAGTGGTAATATTAAATCCATGCTATTGGATATATGCAATATGGTAAACGGCGACGTTAGCATAGAAGTTGTAGAAAAAACACCGGAACGTGTTTATCAGCAAGCAAAAGAGATAAGCTCTTTAGCTAAAAATGTTGTTGTAAAAATACCGTTTGCTCAAGAATATTTACCGGTAATATCAATGTTAACCAAAGAAAATATTAAAATTAACGTCACATTAATATTTTCGCTTACTCAAGCTCTTCTTGTATCAAAACTCGGTGTAAAATATATATCCCCATTTATAGGCCGCTGGGACGATATAGACGTAAACGGCATGAATTTAATTGAAGATTTGGTAATAATGAAACAAAATTACGGCTTTAAATCTGAAATTTTAGCAGCATCCATAAGAAATGTGATACATCTTCAAGATTCAATTCTTGCCGGTGCAGACGTAGCCACTATTCCCCCCACACTTTTGGATAAAGTCTTTAAACACCCTCTAACCCTTCAGGGTATAGAAAAATTTGATAGTGATTGGAAAAAATTGGGTAAAACAAAATTGTTTGATTAA
- a CDS encoding biotin--[acetyl-CoA-carboxylase] ligase has protein sequence MIIGSKVYHEKKIYNSLEWAKENMDSAPDGSIFIADEHEFTRGRQNRSWIFDKDQLVVTLLLKPKIFNNLTGEELEVKLSNLNMAITLGILEKLEKFNINLKWPNDFNYENYKVGGIISQVVWQEDKILGVIFGFAINVNNLIKDKILNLKAISLREISEKIINKEILQKDILNSIDKFYKKWLNFEFDNIFNIWRDKLSYLKNKNILIHKFDGKIIIGKFKDVLENGDMLFESENKIQEQISFNIVENVLIK, from the coding sequence ATGATCATAGGTTCTAAGGTTTATCACGAAAAAAAAATTTATAATTCTTTGGAATGGGCAAAAGAAAATATGGATTCAGCTCCGGATGGATCAATTTTTATTGCTGATGAGCATGAATTTACGCGTGGGCGACAAAATAGATCTTGGATATTTGATAAAGATCAACTTGTTGTGACTCTTTTACTAAAACCTAAAATTTTTAATAATTTAACGGGTGAAGAGCTGGAGGTTAAATTAAGTAATTTAAATATGGCTATCACTCTTGGAATCTTAGAAAAACTTGAAAAATTTAATATAAATTTAAAATGGCCCAACGATTTTAATTATGAAAATTATAAAGTTGGTGGAATTATATCGCAAGTTGTATGGCAAGAGGATAAAATTTTAGGTGTGATTTTTGGTTTTGCTATAAATGTAAATAACTTAATTAAAGATAAGATATTAAATTTAAAAGCAATAAGCTTACGAGAAATTTCTGAAAAAATAATAAATAAAGAAATTTTGCAAAAAGATATTTTGAATAGTATCGATAAATTTTATAAAAAATGGTTAAATTTTGAATTTGATAATATTTTTAATATATGGCGCGACAAGTTAAGTTATTTAAAAAATAAAAATATTTTGATACATAAATTTGATGGCAAAATAATTATCGGTAAATTTAAAGATGTTTTAGAAAATGGTGATATGTTATTTGAATCTGAAAATAAAATTCAAGAACAAATTTCTTTTAATATTGTTGAAAATGTTTTGATTAAATAA